The region gaaaacaattaagtgaaccacatataggaaagattgagtgtgaagtcttagctggattagctaaggattatacaatgtcaggtatgaatttattatggTGTAAGGACCGGACtggggatccgatggacactgggattagtTGGGAGATTCGGGATGAATCTCATGCTCACTTATTCTCTTCATTTAGGCATCATGGAAAATGTAACAGAGTGTGTAAGTTTTATAATGGTGATCTGtgatggagaggggcataatggaatatgtggcaaagttcttaatCTGTTAGCAGGTTAAGtcagagtatcagaaatcagtggggccattgtgactaggttatcactagatgcttggaatcgggatcgtgcttgtggctcgtttattggtaacctgtgcttggaccaaaggcaataaaactgcaccctgtgtatatgacatgcatggttattcttgatgcatgttggatgtttaaatgtgatgcaagtgatgcatgagaaacatgtgattagggcatgctgtgaatgttgaatatgagattgatcagagcttgagtctctatgtttatgcatgatcctagttatgatagtaattgttaagtaagcatgttgaacgccctgtattcagatatttgacatgtgctatatgcttggtagcattgcttacttgtgtatggcactgactattcagaatcgacATTGGTCGCGTtctactgacctgagagtcagaaacggcatgagcgtcatgaatgcagagccgataaaagattagatctaatcgatatcaacgttgaatgactctaggagcattaatgctgtaCCGActcgaaggtcgatgaaaattataagcgcttgactagtccaGGACTAGTTACTCGGGGCCAGgaccaaaggcctaggtgactgttttgtcacatggctaagggagcgaaatcccatgttagtgaccctgtggtcactcggtaggtttatgttggtgattgtttcaccagatacctatcttgtttaagctagtgaaaggatcacttatttataaagagaacggaacccaccttagtgactttttcaattgtcactcttctatttagggctataagcccaacatggttaccggaaccaccagtgttaaatcacttatctgattaggattgacttgatagtcatccacttaggagggcaggattccttatcctggatacccattttacgtgaacttatttggttcttgaatatggctatatttgctaggcatgcgccttatgatttgatgagatgttattactgttcatgagcatattaagttttcttgctgggcttcggctcacgggtgctatgtggtgcaggtaaaggcaaaagaaagctagagcatccttgagttggagagcttaggtgacgatgtgtacatatgcggctactcgaccgccacggccgagggttgaaagaggaactagggttaaaccctgttttgccgcttagatcagctggttgtaaatattttcttgtaatagaactttaaattatatttttgggatcccaatgtatacagtaaacgttctagtgaaacattatatcttaaccaaaaaaatttaatccctaaactgctaatcatacttagttacacgattatggccaaatgactcaattagcgagtttagcattgtttataatgcacaccgtaacgttccctggagtttagggcattacagtcaTGCTCCACGAGTGGTTATCCTCATAGAGTGACTATTCCACTTattcccccaagtgatcggagactggTCTACGTTCACTTGTCCAAGCCAGCAAACGAGTACATCCTCGGATagtaaaacttaaataaaatattaaaaaatacaagCAAACTCTCTGAATTTTATCTATCGTGTTTTGTACACACGAATACATATGGGTGGTAAAATTAGAAAATGTATAAATTGTTTGCGTTACTGGTAATATCGACGAAGGTACTCGGTATTCCAGGCATGGGGTATCACCTCCTTGTTTAGTCAACCCAACTTGTATGTCCCAGGACATATagtgctctcgacttggtatggaccTTCTCAGTTAGGGCCTAACACTCCAGCACTTAGATCTTGGGTTGCTAGGAAAACTTTTTGCAACACCAAGTCCCCGACCTTGAACTTCATGTCCTTCACTTTATAATTGAAATGCTTGGAAACCTTCTGTTGGTAGGACACTACTCAGAGTTGTGAAGCTTCTCAGAGCTCTTCAACGAGGTCCAATGATTCTTGAAGTAAAGTGTGATTAGTGGTCGGGTCATACGTCGTTCGTCGGTGTGTGGAGATGGCAGCTTTAACTAAGAGCATGACTTCATACttgtaggccatggagaatggtgaATGGCTGGTGGAGGTCTTAGCAGTGGTACGGTAACTCCATAGTACTTTAGGCAGCTCCTCAGGCCAAGCGTCTTTCGCCTATTCAAACCTTTTCTTTAAAGTGACTTTAAGCGTCTTGTTGACCGCTTCCACTTGCTTGTTTTCCTGAGGATGGGCTATAGAGGAGAAACTCTTGATAACTCCATGCCTTTTGCAAAAATCAGTGAACAAAGCATTGTTAAATTGTAGGCTGTTGTCAGATACTATTTTCCTCAGGAGCCTGTAGcggcaaatgatgttcttgatgacgaagtctagcaccttctTGGAGGTGATTGTAGTGAGAGGTTCAGCCTCAaaccactttgtgaagtagtcaattgcCACAATCGCGTGCTTTACTCCTCCATTTCCCATGGGCAAGGAACCTATTAAGTCAATGCCCCAAATTACGAAGGGCAAAGGACTTCTCATctgagtgagctcatttggaggagcttaAGGGATGTTAGCATATAACTGGCATTTGTCGTATTTTTTGACATAATTCATCAAATCACTATTCATCGTGGGCCAGAAATACACTTGTTTTAATCTACAGGAGGTCAAATTCAGATTGTTGTTAAATTATTTTAGTGCTATTTTTGACCTAACAAATAAGAAGAATCGAAGAACGCTTTGTATGATTTGAACCTATGACATTAGGTTTTGGGGACCCACATTTTACCATATTGAACTAAGAACGCCTTAATTATCATTACAAGAATAACTTGTCTTAGTATCTTTTTGGTGAGGCTTTTCCCCCAGCTTGGTCACCGCAGACGCCCTCATGCACTTCTCAGAGGATGAGgttggcttcttgcttggacacacatcgGAGTAGCGGCAGTGAACATCCTCGGCTGTATAACTTGCTGTCCATGATAACATATTGATGAGCTTGATAAAGTAGCTTTTGAGCCACTTTCTTATCATGCGGTAGTTCTATGGAGACGAGGTATTTCATTATTGGCTTCATCCAACTGTCCAAAGGCTGGATTGTTTCCTCTTCCTCGAGTCCTACGATGCTTGGGGAAGCCAAGTAGTCAATTAGGACCACATTAAGCATCTCCACCTCCTTGGTGGTAGCTAGCTTGGCTAGAGCATCAACGTTGGATTTTTGTTCCCGTGGTACTTGTCGGATGGTAAATCTCTTGAAATTGTGTAGCATTTATTGGGTCTTGGCTAGGTAATTAGGCATCTTGGTTCCTCGAGTCTGGTACTCTCTGAAGACTTGGCTCACAACCAGTTCAGAATTGTTGTATATTTCAAGTCCCTCAACTTTAAGCTTTAGCACAATTTGCAATCCGGCCATAAGGGCCACATACTCAACTTTGTTGTTTGAGGCATCAAACCCAAATCTCAGGGTACTATGAactctatgtccctcaggggacaTTGAGATTAATCCTGTCCATGCCCTCTTCTTGTTAGAGGACCCATCCACATTCAGCTTCCATATGGGCACAATAATTTGGGCCTCCTCGAGCCTTTCATGTGTTCTAGTGCCCTCCGCGATGAAGTCTGCCAGCGTCTGTCCCTTTATGGCAGTCCTTGGGTGGTAAGTAATATCAAACTGACTAAGTTCGACAACCCATTTAAGGAGTCTCCTAGAGGACTCCGGCTTTGTGAGCACTTTCTTGAGAGGCTGGTTGGTGAGCACTTtgatgggatgtgcttggaaagTTGGGCTTGAGTTTATGAGAAGCTCTCATAAAGAAAAAAGTTAGCTTCTCCATGAGTGGATATCTGTACTCTGCTCTGAAGAGTCTCTTATTCACATAGTAGAAAAGATGTTGGGAGCGACCATGTAGAGGAATAGTGGCACTCCATCTACAGGCTTTGACAAAATTGGAGGATTCTCCATGTGCGCCTTGAGCTATTGGAAATCTTGCTCAAAATCTTCTATCAATTCAAGTCTTTGGCCTCATCGAAGAgtattgaagaaagggatgcatttGTCGGTAGCCTTTGATACAAAGCGGCTGAGAGCCGCTATCCAACCAGTCAGACTTTACATATCTTTGTGCTTCCTGGGGGACGACATCTCGATTAGGGCTCTTATCTTCTcgggatttgcctctattcctcgagcaATAAATTCAAGGAACTTCCGAAGGATACACCGAATgtgcatttttggggattcaacttcatcttgAACTTGCAAAGAACCGAGAACGCTTCTGCGAAATCTCCTAAGTGATCCGGGGCAGTTTTGGACTTTACCGGCATGTTGGTCACATACACCTCTATGTTCTGACCAAGTTCGTTCTTGAACATTTTGTTCACTAACCTCTGGTAAGTAGCCCCTGCATTCTTCAAGAAAAAGGGCATCATTTTGTAGTAGTAGATGCCATAATCTGTTCATAAGCTGGTATGTTCTTGGTCCGCGtcatgcatggagatctggttgtaccGTGAATAGGCACCCACGAATGTGAGAAGCTTATACCCGGAGGAGGCATCCACCATCTGATCAATCCTCGGAagggggaagcaatcctttgggtaggccttattgaggtcgatGAAATCAATGCAGGTCCTGTTAGGCTTTTGGACCAACACCAGATTTTCCAACCACTAGGGATATTGGGCCTCCCGTATGTACCCATTTTTGAGATGCTTGTAAACTTCCGCTTTCAGGGCCTCTGCCCTTGTTGGGTTCACTaatctccttttttgttgcaccgagGCAACGTTGGATTCTACATTCAAGGTGTAGCAGATAATTTTGGGGTCAATTCCCATCATATTTACATGGGACCAGGCGAAGGCATCCAGGTTCTCATGGAGAAAGCTTACCAAAGCTTCTCGAACTTCTGCCTtgagattcttcccaatctttgttttttttcttctttgggTTGGCTTCATCGAGGACAACTTCTTCAATTTTGTAGCGTCCCAATTTCTTGAAACATAAATTGATTATTACCataattgattttgaaataaaaatactcttttatttatacaaattacATCATAAATACAAACCAAACATTTAAAAGAATGAAACGCCGGAGTTTCGTAGTTATcataaataaagtaaaataaacaaACTTAAAATCCAGTCAATAAAACTAAAACATTATTCtaaaaatacttaataaattCCCAATGTAGGCTCAATCCCTTATGGTCGTTAAATTCTTGACATGTACGCcctccaccaaagctctccaacttattatGTAGCAACCacatctttgcctttacctgcagcacagagtacccatgagccaaagcccaacaagaagagTTGTGTAAGACACAACCCCATAACCTTAATCAGGAGTtcaaattaataacaataaagataactataacataaattaTGAAATAACGTAGCCCAAGTTGAGTTGGACAAGTATCGTATAACTTAAGCGTGCAAtttcaacatatcataagcatgcaaCTTCGTAACATAGACATGCATTTTAAAACGTAAACATGCCAAGCAGTTATCACATACACATATTttgactggttttttagccaactgatgtggagtcaaataattaattagagagctttcaattagacaatcaatgaacaataaatgagccaagaacctagttagaatgagcaataaataatagagaacacTAGGATTTATAGAGGatcggccccaaagattggtaatggcCCACGTCCTCTTAGATTtctattaatcttgaaggtttacacaagatcgcAAGAGATTACAAGTGATTtttatgtgtaaaagacaatacagtaTGACAGAATTgctgctaagtaccaagccaggcTACTCGATATATTTCTGGTGTTGGTCGGTAGGCTATTTTTTTGAACATTCTCCACTGTGGTGGAGAGCTTGTATTTATACTGTCCCTCTTGTCCAAGGGTTTTGCCTGAGCATAATTGATGGGAAATTATCCCTTTCTTCTCGCAGGTAGTTGCTGTCCTATTCTTCAGGAGCCTTGGCCAAGTTTTGAGGGCTGTTAGGCGCTCTTCGCGGGTGGCTGGGTGATTCTTGGGAACTGTTAATGGTGAGTGTAACTACTTTCAGCCGACTAGGTTTACCTGTCTGTCATACCGACTAGCTACTCTCCTAGCAAGCATACCGACCAGTGACTgttattcatttgtcaagtgtaCTCCGAACAGCTGGGCCTCTATGATAGTATGCCGAGTAGTAACTTGTCGCATACCCTGCAGGAACATGATTTTACCATAAtggaattcatactttcctaacagatcaaatattggttcccttaagggttaattctgaaattgaatagttattgagctcatatctataatttgattatagattaattattccctggtgaattaatgatacttaaggaacaataggtaattagaagggtaaaatactTGACCAGCTTtaattagcgaaccaataaatgCAGAACATAATTACATTCATTGATTActtcaatggactacaagagaaaactctataagtataattatgttattacttagagtgtaattccatatCAATAGTGGAGTAATAacggaattaataaataagattgttgaattaaagagtttaattaataatctcttttattggagcttcgtattataggtccatggtccccgagtcACCTCTgatataacgccctggataatcaagaccgttacactatgtgtttaaaatagtgcaagacttgctaatcaagtcatttgaataaaaatatgatCTTAAAGTCATAAaaaagttagggttaaaagattttggtcataaacagataattttcattaaaataaatgtttagaacatgggatcccaaaaatagggtttaaaggacaaattttCAAAATCACAAAAGTCATATACAATCCAAAagtcactctaatggaaaaatacacattttaggttttttgTCCCTGTACAaatccctcagccgtggcggacgagcagctaataatgtacacctcgcccctagagatctccaactcatggttgatccatcttacccttacctttacctgcaccacgtagcacccgtgtgtagagtccaagaactttacttagctagttagatagtagtattatagtatttatagcattatctttgtaactgtggatttttggttcagaccgggaattatttggacactcataatagtacttatagactttctaagtttaacctatagtttaagaatattaattttaacctaaggtttgattaatatgactaatattaagataatatttattatactataaggtttagatgaggaccaataggattttaagcacatgttatgaatgggtgattaagaattaagtattttgaggattaaatttaataaggagtaaagtttgaatgctataaggtcagtcagcagctttgaatacgttgaggggcttagtcaaggctgtttactccattcaaacttagctaaaagtgtgtaatttcgtgtttaattaatcagcgtgtgccgatatatcgcagctatagggggcgatatatcgcagcacatagatacggaaaacacgagacgatgcacgactgcctcgggcatactggcccaggcgatatatcgcctacagggggcgatatatcgcctccttcagtgtattttgaaatgttttaaattcattttccattcagccattcaacttcttgataagtccaacatctttttgaacgagtcttcagcctctgctgaacgattattcaaattattttcacctaaaaagctattatttttattcaagtaaaatcaagatcctttcattcctaaactctataaataggacctagtacccagccattattcatcttttgctctaagttaagaggctgcaagtgctaagtgagtgtgagagtataaacacctaggtttgggaatcataagcttgatcatcataagcttatcaaacactttgggaagtaaggttttagagtatttcggtttgaggtgtagattggtcttacaagtcttcaaggtaacccaaaactctagttcaattctgtatttgttctcttaagttctcataatcttctactcagcctccaaccttaatctttattttggttaggaaatctaagttcttgagcacataagttttggtaagtatgtgtctcaatggtttagtattcccattccttttcatctctttttcttcattagactcactcttttttataatggttattaggagtgttccaaagttccaacgctgtccacatatttcggtaactttggtaaggaaaataggatagaatctatatgttttatgcttatgttatcttatgttttatgttatgaaatatgttataaaatatgttatgaatatgtatgtttgtaggcttgggcatatgacccatatgactaacaagaccccaaatagattatgggcatatgacctacttagctagtaggaccccactaatctcatgggcatatgacttgtttagtctatgggaccccaagtaataatggccattatagtatgtgtatgtaataagtgttatgttatgtctttacgtttcttatgaaatttatgtttatgactatgtgttagatttttccttgctggacattaggctcattccttttgtttgatgtgcaggaaaatagctttagaggcggtaagattcgtggacgcttagagaatgtgtatcgatgatggacggattcaaggagtcgagagttcgatttcgaggatgtagtcatttacttatggtttttatatgtattttccgcacttactatgtaatccttttattttataaatcatgttatgttttgtttttcaaacaatgggatcccatatccttcttggtatttattttggaagtaactcttatttttttttacaagttacttaataaaattatggtattttcgcaaatgtaagttctattaaggttttgtatgtatagtttcattaatggtccaaaagtctagagtagtgggtcattacaccatgagccaaggcccagcaagaaaatcataACAACATAGCATAATCAATTATGATAACCAAATAGTTCACAAGGCTGTCAACCAGATATTTAGCAAGCCATAGTAaacacataatcagtgatgacaGTCAATGAATCACCAAGCATTCGTCCATATATTCAACAAGCTAtaagcatcagattaacaacaataaacatgtttaTATTCAACAacttatcataatcatcattcaatactcagggtcgatgcccttaggccgcaccctctgtttaacccactggcTCCGGCTCGCATAggccgagtccagtgtttatctagttgACCCCAGCTCttagtggctgagccgcgtcctgtgcacaaATTATCAGCCCCAACTCTCTTAGGCCACTTCTTCATGCTGACATGGCATATTATAaccatacaacatttgtattcaaacatagggaatctcagtcccaacataaccacacaatggtgtagttttcttaccttcaatttCGATCGGAGATAATGAAATggttctgagcacgatcctcagccccgagccttggcgataaacctagtcacagtgtccaatgaGTAATTATTAACTTCCAAtctaaataaatacttaggagacagaaactagcctccgggacctcaatttctactaaaccgggtagtagcaATTTTCCTGAGCATCTAGATTTGAACCCcctgagccttaccaattctagaaataattcaaaggctaaaatccctaggcgggtctcgacttggcttagtgggtcgcgacttgccccaagtcagagaacaAAGACCCAAGCCAAAgagggaggcgggccgcgacttggcctagtgggtcgtggcgcgcccccaagttagaggccacgcccaggccaaaatggccacacgcACCGTGGCGCCCCATGCTAGGTCGCAGTGCGCCCCTTTCGAACTTAGAAAATTTGAGTTTTCTCCTCATTCTTCCTAGCCAAGAACACCAAGattaaacccagaattttccccaACAAATCTCCTCAATACCTCATCAAAACTAGCTACGAATTAAGATTGAATCACACATTTTTAATCACCAAAACCTTAGCAATTAAACCAAAGTCACCATCCCAATTTATCAGCCAGAAATCATCATCAAAGAACCCAAACCAACCAGAATTCCTAACACAAACTTAACAGAATTCAGAGATGAAAGTTCAGGATTTTACCTCAATTATGAATGACTTTCTCACATGCTTTAACCTCTAAAATCTGAGCTTAAGTCCCAGCTAACCCCCTGGTTCTAGAGCTTTAATTCACCCCAAACTCCTCTAGCTTTCCTTCTAAGACTCCAATTCCAAGCCTAAGCTCCTGCCCTTTCCTTCCTAGCTTCAGAGCGAATTGAGAGAGTGTTaaccgtgagagagaaagagagagttctAATAATTCCTTCAGTTTATAGTTTTCTCCATTCTTCCTAAGTTTTGAGTATATCATTTAGCTTTTAggcaaaagactattttaccctcctAAGTTTACTAATTCATCAAGTGTTCCTAAGGGTAAAATGATCATTctcccccagttcccgctaattcctcaaatgttcttattatttaccaattaattctgtcatccaattaattaccaattatttattcagTATCTAATAATCCCCAACatattccctaaattcccaaaaatacccctaggcccctcCCGAGCCGGATATTactccccgctgtgactatttcgccaatccgctcactaggaccgtctcgagccatatgttgcaaatatatccacataataatgtggtttcaacaatttatcacacataaccacatttatgccccaacgagccaaaattacaaagatgcccttataagctaaacatggcccacatgcatatttaatacttataaacatgcatttcacatatccatataatcatataatcatgcatgccacaaaatcatgcatttaatcatttaatcacacataaaaccaattatgccatccaGACACGCTAactaaggcccttaagccttattagtgattttgggtcgttacatttgtcCTACActttcaagggtaaggatgtcacaagaaagattaatagagaaaatgactaaattctAAATGAATTGATTTTCTAGAGAAAAAAGATAATTATgtgcaattaattaatttttatttgaaaaactttatcatagttaaaataaatattaatcagtgtttggattaatatttggaaaagttaattattatcttattataagataattattcaaactaataatttttaagataatgttaattttgaattaactgatatttattttagaATAAGTATGTTATcttcaaattaattaaacaaacaaatgagaaaagcAGGGATGCCACAACAATGGCGCCACTTCATATGCCACATCATCCAtcgaatttgaattttgaatttcaaatgaatttgtatatttaattattattttaaaatttgatttaaattaaattattaggTTATAGCttattagttttttaaaaaaattaaataaaataataataaaatattttaatttacctttataaacctgaaaagaagcgatacttttcaagGGAAGTTGTATTTGGTTATTAGACTCTCtcagagaaaaaaaatgatagaACTTTCTAAgcctgaaattctagaagtttcaaTAAGCCTTAtctcttctccaaactctctaaATCCCATGTGTTGAGAATAGCGAGAGAGCCTAAAAAATCAACTTaggaatcctacgtgcccacacacgttctTCTGTGTTAGAGGAACGACTTGGAAGGCGAGGTGTGCGCTTTAACCCGAATAGGAAGATAGTTGATtatactaaaagactcaaggaatCATGATAAGCtccaagaggtaatctctatctCCTTGTACGTGTTAATTTAATGTATATGTATAGgtatttgttatccaaaaaacaagcatggatgacatggcaaatatttagtacacgtggctaaaatctggcagaattcgtgctcgactatcgaccaggaatacATCTAGTATCACGATGTTCAATCTCTACAtccgaccagcctggtcgtacgaatgatatacgcggaaaagatcttatgcagttatgatagtatccgaaattatctcccatgatttcctgagtatccgattatttgggaaataatatctgtaacaaattaatgtaaatcctccttgagcctataaatagagaaggagggctcaagggaaatggatcttcttcttctttcttgctttcgaatcattagagattagagttatcctatttgatatattttatttatcttcagaggttgttgaaactcattgaaccctagttctttgatcactcctttgaatccaatatcaataacaatttaagtggacgtaggttattaccagattctggggccgaaccactataaacccttgtgttctttaacgtttcgccatcacattctttccaacgtgtttgtccacatcaagcaagtttgactccgtgtcagttgaccaaaatcagggtcaacattctggtgctttcattgagagcttgatacattatcgttgaaagattAATGgtgaaaactaccaggaaaactggataGACAGCCGGTGCAGCACcgtctaacccgcctcctcctcctcccaacgtggctgaggatgagccacatttggaatttgatgaggaagaaatggacgacgc is a window of Humulus lupulus chromosome 4, drHumLupu1.1, whole genome shotgun sequence DNA encoding:
- the LOC133833142 gene encoding uncharacterized protein LOC133833142, whose amino-acid sequence is MLHNFKRFTIRQVPREQKSNVDALAKLATTKEVEMLNVVLIDYLASPSIVGLEEEETIQPLDSWMKPIMKYLVSIELPHDKKVAQKLLYQAHQYVIMDSKLYSRGCSLPLLRCSLPMGNGGVKHAIVAIDYFTKWFEAEPLTTITSKKVLDFVIKNIICRYRLLRKIVSDNSLQFNNALFTDFCKRHGVIKSFSSIAHPQENKQVEAVNKTLKVTLKKRFE